Part of the Poecilia reticulata strain Guanapo linkage group LG2, Guppy_female_1.0+MT, whole genome shotgun sequence genome is shown below.
TGAAAACTGAAATAGACATTCTCTTTAAAAGATATGAGATTATTAAAATacgttcattttttttaaccgtaTGGCTACAATTTAGGCAAATaaatattatgtatttaaatttttaaaatatctatgTTGAGGGGAATTGATTTGATAACAGCTGGCAAAAAAGGAATGATTAGGGTACGTTCGCAGAATATGTAGCTCTGTGCAAAGATAAAGCATAACCACTTTTATTAGGTGGAAGAAAAtgatgctaaaaaaacaacaaagaagtcATGGACATTTTGTGAGTTGAACGTACTTGTTCGTTGTGAAGTCATAGCCCTCACATGAGGCGGTGAGGCCCTCCTCGTTCACTCCGCCGGCCACCACGATCTTTCCCTTGTGGATGACGGCTCCGAACATGGCTCTGGGTGTCTTCATGGCCGCCATCTCCCTCCACTCAGACTGCTTGTGGTTGTACACAAACACCTTGTTGAGCGCTTTGCTgcaggggggaggggggggggtgatATTGATAGTCAAAAGGTGTCAAAGATCAGctagaaatgttgtttttttcacatcaaacatctttttttcccttcaactAGGCACCGACAAACAAAGAAAGcctctgaaagaaagaaaaattataacgTAGAAGCCTACCAATAAGATAAAGTGCCATTTTGGACTGTTGGTACTtgaatgactttaaaaaaaaatgacttaaaatattaatttgaatgTAACAGGAAGACAATGTCAACCgctaacattttgtcacattacaccCACCAACTTGGATGTGTCTATAGGTTTTATGTGGCAGACTGACAAAATATCACATAATTGCGAATTGGAAAGgaattgtttttatatataaaattaaaagtcaGCATGTTCTGAGACAAATTAAATCCACTGCATGCAAATTCGGCAAACAtggtagcagcagcagcatgttaCAGAGATAAACACACTGTAAATACACCATTTATTAATGCAGTGTGTAACATAGAGGGGTTTTAGATAGGGGGGGAAATAatctaatatttttgtttttcatcaaaaaatTTGACGTTTTGTTAAATTTACttcaaatgtgtattttatcGGTTAAATGTTTGATTCTTTTGTCTAgcagttcagttttcttcttccccATGTGGTTACTGGCAGCTGAAATCGCTGGACTATTATTAGTCACAGCATTTAATTCAAGTGAGTTTATTAGCCGTAATTCAAGTGAGTTTATTAGCCGTAATTCAAGTGAGTTTATTAACCGTAACATCATCGTTCCTGGAAAACAAGAGTGATTTGTGCGCCAGTTCTGTGGAAATGAACAGTAGTTATGTTatacctgtaaaaaaaaaagagtcgcAGGTCAgaattttccattatttttgtGCGTTTGAAAACCCTGGACTGTGATTCTGTAATCGTGGTCTGAGATGTGCATCCCGCAGTTTTCCTGGCTTACAGGATGATGGATCAGGAACAGCAGCTGTTCACGCGTTAGCgtggatacacacacacacacacacacacacacacacgcacgcacacacacacgcacgcacgcacacacacacactcacacacacacactcacttgTCATCTGTTTTTCCTCCGATGCAGTAGATCAGTCCTTTGTGTGACACGACGGCGTGGCCGTGAATCTTCAGAGGAAGCTTTTTCGTTTCGGTCCATTTCATCTTCCTAAAGAATGGCACATGTGTGGGAATATTAAAATATGGTGCAACATTCAAGCATATTGCTATCCCAAGTTTAAACAACACTTTAGTTATAGCATTGAATcctaagttttgtttttacacaatcATTTACACATCATAAATTTGCATGTGCCGATCACGGCGAAGCTCATTATAGAACGcaagactaaataaaaaaacatttatacatatggatttatttacacttttttttagtactaagagttgtttatttttctgaagttaATTATCACCTGAAAAAGTGTGCATGAAGTGAGAGACAGAGTCACGGGGGCGGGGGAACAAATGTGAGAAGAAGGCGtagcatgaaaagaaaaaaaagtaatatcaCTAACTCAACATCGTAGCACATCACGGTGTCCAGCGACTCGTTGGTCTGGAGGTCCTTTCCAGCCACAGCGAACAGCAGGTTCTGACTCTCACCGATGTTGAAAAGGCATCGTGGAGAAGGCATGGGTGGCATGGCAACCCACTCAGATGTGAAGGGATCAAACTAAGTGTGAATAAATGGCACAATAAAAGACAAGAACCCTTATATGTATTGGTTACTGTGAAGAAATAAGCATAAAAGGCAACAGATTTCACTGGAAACCTTCTGtttactgaaaatgtatttgttttttgagtTCTTTAAAAAGCCCAAAGGGACTAAGTTAGATTAACAATAACACTTTCTAATTAGGTTGTCATGCAAGCTAACGGTACGTgtcatttacagaaaacatatttcaaaaatactgcCAATATTTATTGCAATTGGGAATTAAAATGCTCTTGTTAAGAGCTTGAAATCAGAAAGTATCTGCAACAGTCAACAACCTTTACTTTGTCTATCTAATATGAGGCTATGAGTAGCTAGAGAGAAGATAGCTTCAATAAGTGCttaggtggaaaaaaagaataaattgtaCCGCAGCGAGCCAAACCAAATTAACCTTAATGTAAAAgctgattttctgtttagtaTCACAAATTTAACCCAATGTATTCAAATTGAATACATTGAGCATGTCTTCAAGAATGTAGAAGACATGCTAAAGGTATCTTCTGGTTCTGTGCCTGCAATGTTTCTCAAGCTATGCTAGACTTACCATTTCATGATTCTAGCAGTTAACAGAATAGGCGTGGTAATaatcttttcaaaaaaataaaatcttcccAAGGAAGCCATTGTAAGAGTGTTTCTGATATGGACATTGTGTGAATTTCCCCAACTGAAGGCTAAATGGCCCTACAACTTATTTGGGTGATTCAGGAAATGCTCACCAAGTAGAAGTAGCATTGTAGAGGCACATCCTTGTTATCCTCATCCACAAACAGTCCTCCAATGATGTAGAGCTGGTTCTGTTGCGTCACCAAGCTAACGTGGTTACGTGGGACCTGCTCTGACATAGCAGCAAGGAAGCATTCGTTCTCGTTGACGTCGTACGCCACCGCTGCTGTGTCATTGATCATCAAGACGAAGTCGCGAGCAAACATGCCATGTCTGCGGTCGTCATTGAGGAAACCGGGGAATGGgctgtcttcctcctctccttccttgCCTGCTCCCTCCTCACCCTCTTTCTTCACGGGTTTGTCGGGAAGCTTCCCCTTGAAGGCATCCTTGATGACCTGCATCATCTTCTGGAGTTCCGGGTCAGCTTTAATGATCTCGTCATTCTCCACTTTTTCTTTGAAGAACTTCTCCGGCATCAGTCGGAAGCGGATGCAGTTGAAGGCGTCCTTCAGGACCTTAACACGTTTCTCCTTGTCGTGGCGGGCCCAGGCCATGACCGCCTCAAACACCAGCTCCTCTTTCTCAACGTTCAGCGAGTCCCCGCCTATGACGGCGAACAGTTCATGGGCTGCAAGCTTGAGGAATTCCTCGTCTTTGTGGAGAAGCTCAAAGCGATCTGCGATGTAATTCCGTGCCGCAACGGCGAGTCTGGGACAGCTGAGGACCAGGCCCATCCTGAAGATGGCCATGCAGTTACCCAGCGAGAGTTTCTTCTGAAGATAATTGACGCAGACTGTAAAGACAGAAGGGATTTGGAATCTGTTTGCCACAGCGATGATATCCTGCACATTGTCATCAGTGAGGTCAATCTCAGCCGAGTAGAGGTACTGGATAATCATGTCCAGGACAGAGGGGTTCACGTCATCTAGGACTACTTCTTTGGTGTTTTCCACCTCCTTTCCATCCTCAGTGAAGAACATATCCCTGAAGTAAGGGCTGCACGCGGCCATGATTAGCCGATGGCATGGGAAACTACGGTCGCCCACTTTCAGGGTACAGTCCACAAACTTGTTCTCATTGAGAAGCTCCTTCAGCCCGTCTTGGAGCAGAGTGCTCTGAAACAGCCGCAGCTCCTCCTTGATGGCGTTGGGGTCCATAGCTTGGTCAAAGAGGGGTAACTGCACCAAAACAAAAGTGTCTATGGACAACAGAAGGAGATGGTCGCCAAAGGTCCTTTTGGCAGTAAGTCCTGGCTGGAAAAGGCTGTGCAGAGAAAGGGTTCCTGGTGTGAAGACCGAGCAATTCAATCCACCCCCCTCTAAATATAGCTCCCTCTCACCCCAGCATGCTTCACTGGAATCTCAATGGGCCAAATCAGAGAACAGCCCCAGCGTTGGACTCCAGCACCTGCCGCTGCAGACTGAAAGTAGCAACTGCTGGGATATTCGGCTGGAGACACGCCACCATGATTCAGCTCCCAGAGTGTCATGTGGTCCATTTACAGCAAAGACAATGCTGTCAAAGCCCCCTAAATAGCTCCCGTATAGCTAAAGTTACACATGAGTGAGAGGATATTCAGAGCACTGACTGTCATATTCAAAAATATGTGCTGTTCTTTAGATGTCAATTCATTTTCCAGTCCGCATGGAGTTTAAAATCACCTACGAAGTGACCCAGACACCTCAAGAGTAGAGATTTCACTTCAAGAGGAATAAGTAATCACAGCACTACTCTATATTAGATCAGATCTGTCTCTTACAGACTTCCACTGCTTCCCAATTTTTCAAATTACAGTAAATGGTTTGACTGTTAACCTTTTCCACTGTAATACAGTGATTAACATTTCACATGATCTAATTAGCTCCAATCCTTTTATAAGTTGCATTACACGTTGTCCACATCCACAATCcggaaaaaatatttgttcatgGAAGGTTTGGTTTATCATAACGTGTGATTTCCTCATTTTCCGCATGTTGCATACGCTTTGTTTTCTTGTTACCCATCTTAGCGTTAATTAGCAGACACTGGAGAGACACACTGAGCTATAATTGGACCTAAAAAGTTTCTAGTGTGGCAGCTGTGAGCAAAAACAGGTGAGAGTTGCACAAACAAGTGGCAATTTCCACAAATCAGCAAGacgagtttttgtttttttctctcctgtgtgcATGTCTCAAAACAACGCAGTCTGagattttcattttagaatTAGAAACATGTTTCCTTTCGTTGCCCACATAAATGACGTCCGGGTGCTTGCAGTCACATCTTCCCTGTGAAATGGTAATAAATGCCATAAATTAATGTGTCTGGATCGATAGACGCTTATTTGATTTGGTCTTATTTCTGCAGCCTGATGATGAAGTTTGAAGAGGCCGTGGAGTTGGGCAACATTTCTTGGGCACTAAAGATAGATCAGACTACGCCACATGTCGAGGAGTcgctaaaatgtaatttaagcaGAAGGGCAGAGAGCTGATATGCGTAAGAGAGCTCTGCAGCTTCCTTAAAGCTACAGGATATTTAGGAAAATGTTGATTGTGTTGCAGTTTACACTgatttggaaaagtattcacactatTTCCATGTGTTTAACAGGGATTTTGTATGACAGAAAGTTGTGCATTTTAACTTGTAATGTGGAAGGAATTCGATGGTTTTCAGTTTATTGGCTCCAGCTCAGTCCaattaaatgtagatttttaattgaattttaatcaggactttgactaggccattgtaacacatgaatgtgctttgatctaaatgaTTTCATTGCATatttaagtgaaaaaacaaaattctcattattttaaatgtaacggCCATTGTTGCAGGAAGGGTGGATGCTGTATTAATATGaattttaatcacaaaattcATTCCGCCACCTGAAATATTAATCATTAATGagcatttcacatattttaattaatatctgatttatttcaatGGTTGACACTTGTAACCAAACATTACACAGTACAGTAAAGTACGCATTTCTGCGGTCAGTACATCTGGgtattataaaaacaaaacagcctcCTACTGAACTTGAAGCTTCAAATTCAGAGGCATGAGCACATGTTGCCCAGTAGAGGGCGATATGTGCGTCAGTTTAACACTTTACCTCAGGTGGAAGAaaggatgaagaaaaacaaagtcacattttatgttatcGAAAACAAACAATTGTACACAGTTATTTCACAAAGAGAAAGttatttataatgttttcatgtcagtgtGAAAACGTCTTCAACCGTCTCTCATGTTTGCGTTTTTTCCCATgagttttaaaagattttgctttagactctttttttttttttttttttgaagttatGAACTAgatgaatgtaaaatattttactctgtAATGCAGAAGCTCAGAATTCGAGTCTCGAAGGAGGAGCTACGTCCAGCCGGACGTTTTATACAGCTGAACAGTTGCCATGGGAGACTAAAGGCTCTCTAAAACgcgcatgaaagaatcaaagcatcactccaggtatgtttttgatcagAGAATAACATCCTAACATTGTGTAAAGCtgtaaaaagttgattttacataattctgcccctttaaatgcatgttttaatttaagttcTGCATTCGGTTTTGTGTGGACAAAACAAATGGCTCCTGTGTAACTTGCTAAAGGGCATACATTCAAACATTAATGTGGATTGAATTTATATGTATACTTTACATAGTTAGGGTGAAAGAGGATCCAAAATTTGAGCAGATTTGCACaccaagttttagttttaaaaaattaacaaccaCCTCCAccccccccctcccaaaaaaagaaaaaaaaaacaggattcaaATGTGcactaaagttgtttttttctagatcTTAGTGATATGTGAATCAGCGTAATGTGGcttaaaagactgaaaatgcaAACATCACCTACTGCCTCTGACTGTTAGAACTTAAATAGAAGTACTTAGAAGTTTGGCTTTACACCGTACTGATTCACTGATGCTGCTTGTTAAGTTGCAGTTATGATTGTCCATATTgtgcaaacagttttttttttcactatcttCACAGCACTCACTGAGTATGAGGGGGGGACATAATGAAGTGTAGGTGAGAGCTCATCTGTAACCTGAGTAGAAATGatcaccaaaaaaacaaacaaaaaaaaaacacaaaaacatctataacacatattttttttacaaaattatttttgtgatgagttgtaaaatatcacacacacacaaaaaaactggtGTGTGTGGATTTTGCCTGAgaaattttgacaaaactttCTGCAATCTGGTGGAAaattgaagaagaagaagaagatgccTTCACTCAGCCTcctaaagaaaacacaacatgcagGAAGGTTAACAGCTCAAAGCATGAAATCTGCggtaacattttaacagaaataagaACATAAAAGGAGGAGCACCTGCGACTCTGGAGACCACACATGTTCTCTTACACTCCTCCTCAGTGTCGAAGCGGTTCCCGTTGCCGCCGCAGCCTCCGTACCAGAACTGGGCGCAAGCGTTGGCCTGCTTGTCGTAGTACCAGCGGATGTTATATTCTCGACATGTTCCCTGGTCCAGAACCAGCCTGCAGCGAGGGTCCAGGGGTACGGTCTCTGTGGGAAAACGTCACCCGATAAGaggtaaaacacacacacacacacacacacatgtacacatgaagaaaaagaaagaaaagatatgGCTGCGGTAGAAATCCACCCCCAGAGTGACCATTTCCGCTCCGGTTCTTCAGGAAGGAGCTGGTTCCACAATAATAGCCGCAGTACTTCAAAAATAATTGGCCTCACTGTTCCTCGCTTCGCTGCACGCGCAGCATGAAGGAATACATCAAGCGAAGCTGTGTCCTTTCTGCCACTGGCTCACTAAAACACACACCGGCCCGCTGCTTTACAGGAGATTCTAATCATGTCGCCGCACCGCAGGAGGTCCGGCGTCCCCCCGTAATGATTCTGACTGACTGTCAGAGGTGGAGGGTTTTAGCGTTGTGTTATTAGCAGTTGTTGCTGCTTTACTTTGCATGCGATTATCTCAGCTGTGGCTGCATGGAGGGAATTCTGTTACACTTCAGGTCTGCCCAGTAAAGATTGAAAAAttggtgtattaaaaaaaaaaacagtaaaacttttgtgtgtttattgtaCAGAAGGGAATTAGGGTCactgaaaaaatacaatcacTTTTTCTTagtaaaatgtcagaattctcTAGATagattttctggaaaaaacaagaacatttctcaGTTTGAAAAGATCTAAAATTTGCTAGAATTAACTAAACTTTTGAGCTTAACCTCAGAAATATTGGAAAAAGATATGAAAGTTTCTAACTTTggactttttctgattttctgagtTCAgaaatttcctgtttgttttcctagaaaatttctgagattaatctagaAGATTTTTTGGTGCAAATGTACTCCGTAATTCTGAGTTTGAAGTCAGATTTCAGAAAGGAatttcaaaattctgagattaaggGAGTCTTTGTACCTTTGGGCAGTGCTGGCCTCGGCGGAGGAACGTACGGCACAGAAACACCTGAGGAAGATATGCTTATGTTTGTAGATGAGGAAGATGAGCCCCCTCTGGCAGGAGGCGGAGTCTTGTAGTCAGAGGTGCCACGGTTAAACGTGTCCCCGCGTTCACTTTCTGAGGAGGTTATCTCTGTGGTTACACGCTGCCCTCCTCCACCCTgagcacaaagaaagaaaaaaacagatcacTACAAGTTTATAGAGCTTTAATAATATCCGTGTTTGTTTATTACACTGAGTTCCGTACATGAACAGTGCTGGATCCTTTACTGCCATGGCTGTGGGTGCCAACACCAGCCTGCTGGCTGTTGAGATGGTCCGGCTGAGTTACGGGCCTGTAACCAAAGCCACCGGTGGCGTAGCTCCCAGTGATCCTGTTGCCGTTGTAGCCGTTGTTTCCGTTGTAGCTGTTTGTTATCCGGTTGTATATCAGGGCTCCGTTTTCGTCCTCACAGAACTGACTGACCAGCTTGGACTCGAGAGCTGAAGAAGCAAAACACACGGAGAAGAGGATGATGAAGGAGCGCTTCCAAGTCTGCCAGATGAGCTTCGGCGAATTCATATCATCACTGTGGAATATTACATAAGCATGACTTTTTGAGTTGGAAAGACACCATCATTTATCAGTAAAATACTGTTCAGGAAAAGTTCTTTCAGGCTGTTTGTCGTTTTCTGTTTGGGCTTCAAATTCTTGGAATACATTATCATCACTAAACATAAGAAATATTGCGAAATAGTGAGAAACATCACTTTAGTCAGTTGTGTCCAAATCCTTTGccattctgaaaaataaaatgtcaattagTGAATACTCAAGGGccacatcattttaaaattaaaactgacaaGATGTATCTTGTATAATTTTCTTCACTTCAAacagacaatattttaataaaataaagtactgAAATTGTTGTAGAAAAGGAATCTGTAAATAATTGTCAATACACAATATAAGCAGCATCTTGCAGCGTTGCTGTTTCAAATGataggtaaatattttttactacttctttttatgctttattgtcctgatttttttaatctcttccATCTGCTAAGGGACTACAGAGGAAAATCTGGCATGTTGATGTATTCATGTTGATTaatatgacataaataaaattaataaattcacATATCCTGGggtaaacaaaagaaatgagctGAATAACATGCTCATTAGTTTTATGCTCAAACATTAGCTGGCTAGCAGTATTTCGtatcaaaaaattaaaatttcaaagCCACAGTAATGTCCGTCGTGCCCAGAGAAAGTGCCgaaattactaaaattattcgCTGCTGCAGGGAAATCAAGACCCGCAGCTCCgcccctcccccacttgttACTAGAACACCGGCCAGCTGGCTGGGAAAAAGTTACCGAGCCATCAAAGAATAATACCGTAAATATAAAGTAGCCTAAAGCTCTTGGCGGGTGACCATCTGGGGAGGAGGATGGTTTGGGTTTGTGTTAGCCTTAGCATAAAACATTGCTCTCTGGCTGCATTCATGCTTCCACAAACACAGCCTCCGTCGTTCACCGCTGCCAACGGTGGACAGCAGAGCCAACCGAAGGTCTGATCCCTTCACTGAGCCACAACAGGACAGTTTATCCAGCAAA
Proteins encoded:
- the LOC103474384 gene encoding kelch-like protein 41b; its protein translation is MDPNAIKEELRLFQSTLLQDGLKELLNENKFVDCTLKVGDRSFPCHRLIMAACSPYFRDMFFTEDGKEVENTKEVVLDDVNPSVLDMIIQYLYSAEIDLTDDNVQDIIAVANRFQIPSVFTVCVNYLQKKLSLGNCMAIFRMGLVLSCPRLAVAARNYIADRFELLHKDEEFLKLAAHELFAVIGGDSLNVEKEELVFEAVMAWARHDKEKRVKVLKDAFNCIRFRLMPEKFFKEKVENDEIIKADPELQKMMQVIKDAFKGKLPDKPVKKEGEEGAGKEGEEEDSPFPGFLNDDRRHGMFARDFVLMINDTAAVAYDVNENECFLAAMSEQVPRNHVSLVTQQNQLYIIGGLFVDEDNKDVPLQCYFYLFDPFTSEWVAMPPMPSPRCLFNIGESQNLLFAVAGKDLQTNESLDTVMCYDVEKMKWTETKKLPLKIHGHAVVSHKGLIYCIGGKTDDNKALNKVFVYNHKQSEWREMAAMKTPRAMFGAVIHKGKIVVAGGVNEEGLTASCEGYDFTTNKWEPFTEFPQERSSINLVSTGGLLYAVGGFAMVQMENKEVAPTEVTDVWQYEDDKKQWSGMLREMRYAAGSSCVSVRLNAARMPKL